In the Oscillospiraceae bacterium genome, AAAGCTGATGATATAGTGGTGGCTTTTCACATCTTCCCGTTTTTGGTTTTTCTCATAGCGGAGATTAGCCCGCATACAGGCAACAGCGAAATCCTCGCCCCCGCAGTTAAGGGAAGAAATGTCCTCGTCAAGCTGGAGCCGCCCGCCATGTTTCAGCGATTTCAGGTACAGCTTAAGCAGAATGTTGGAATACAGCACGCCGTCCTGCATACTTTCCAGCAGCACGATGGAATCATCGTCAAAATAGTTTTCTTTGAGTTTCAGATAATAATATTTTCGATTGTCTGACATAGGGTTCCTCCTTGGGGGTTCTCTTGGGATTCTGTACGCATTTTAAGGCTATTTTAGGGGTCAGAGGATAAATCTATCAGACTGCCTTTGACACCCTCGAAAAAAAGCCTTGATTTACAAGGGTTTTTCAGCCCCTAAAGCGTGACATTTCTCCCGTTGTTTCCGCTTGCGCTTTGCGGCGTTGATCCGCTTCATGCGTGCGGCACATTCCGGGCAGTATTTGGCCCTGTTAGAACCGGGGGTAAACAGCGCCCCGCATACGGCGCATTTCTTAGCATTTAGCCGGTGGAACAGCGCCGTTTCCAGTTCCTTATCCTGCGGCAATACCGCCGCCCGAAACCACCTGCACAACAGGGAGTAGGAAATAGACTGGACACAGACACATTCCTCCCCATCGTCCAGAGAGATACAGTTTCCGTCGATGTAGTTGCAGCACTCATGCACCAGTCTCCGCGCTCTGCGGTACTGGCGGTAATCCATGACAGGGATAGGTTCAGTCTTGTTGTTCTTCATAAATGATTTTTTTCATAAAGCCGGTAACCTCCTTGAATGAATTTATTGTTAAATATTCGTGCAAAGTATTGTTTTCTTCGTGCAAATGGCATATACTATAATTGCCAGCAGAAAGGGGTTGATCGTATGGCTGGAAATACCACAAACATCAGTATCCGCATGGACGCAGATTTGAAAGCGCAGGCGGACGCACTGTTTACTGAACTTGGCATGAACCTGACTACGGCGTTTAACATCTTTGTGCGCCAGTCGCTTCGTGAAGGCGGCATTCCCTTTGAGGTAAGGCCTGGAACAGCCGAACAAAGAAACGGTTGCTGCCATGCTGGAAGCGGAAAGGATTGCAAAAGACCCGTCTGTAAAGGGCTACAATGACCTTGACGAGTTGTTTGCTGACCTGAAAAGATGAAAGAAACCAAATATACCGTCAAGTACACGACCAGTTTCAAAAAAGACTACAAACGAGCCATCAAGCGTGGCTTGAAGATCAAGCTGCTGGAGCAGGTCGTAGCATTGCTGGCAATGGGCGAGCCGCTGCCGGATAAAAAACCGCGACCATGACCTGTCCGGCGATTGGGCAGGTCATCGGGAATGTCATATTCTCCCGGACTGGCTGCTTGTCTATCGCATAGAGGATGATGTTCTGGTGCTGACGCTGGCCCGCACCGGCACACACAGCGACTTGTTCGGCAAATAAACAGTCTGCCGCCGTATGGGGAAACCTGTACGGCGGTTTTTCTGTATGCAAAAGTATGTCGTGAAACGCGACGCACTTGACAGGGGTACGCCAAAACGCGGTAGCCTTTACCGCTCCGGCCCACGCTCGTGAGACTTGTCCCGTTCCTGTCGGGACAGCTGCTCGGCGGTTTTGCGGAGCCGTTCCACTGCTTTCAAATCCTCCCTCATGGATTTCATGGCAAGCGTGTCCGTCTGCTTTCCGGCGGTCAGCTGGTCGATTTCCCGCTGCCATGCCTTCGGGGTGATCCCCTCGCCGCTGGCTTTCAGTTCTTTCAGATACCGGGCTGCTGCATCATACAGGATCAGTTCCCGGCTGTGGCGCTGCTCAAACTGTTCCCACTTTTCCGGCTTTACTTTGGCAAGCTGCTTGTGGATGGACTTGTACTGGTTGTACTGTTCCCACATCTCCCCTCGTTCGGTAAGAGTGGCGATCCGGCGCTCAGCCTTGACGATCTTTCCCCGCAGGTCATAGTAACGGCTGTTCATATCATCGATTTTTTCATGAAGCTGCTGCATAGACTGGATGCCGTTTGCCTGTAAAAAGCTGAATAGTGCAGCGCTTTCCTGCAAAGCCCGGATTTTTCCGGTGCGGGTGCGGGGAGCATTCAACTGCTGCTGTGCCTCCCACAAAGCGGTCAAGCTGCTTTGCTGTGTTTGTGGTTTTTCCGCTTCGTCTTTCGACCAGCGATAAAGACGGGTAATGCGGGCTTTAATTTCTTTCAGCAGTTTGTTGTCGGCGGCGATCTGCCGGTTTACTTCTCCCTTGTCGGTG is a window encoding:
- a CDS encoding cysteine-rich VLP domain-containing protein — encoded protein: MKNNKTEPIPVMDYRQYRRARRLVHECCNYIDGNCISLDDGEECVCVQSISYSLLCRWFRAAVLPQDKELETALFHRLNAKKCAVCGALFTPGSNRAKYCPECAARMKRINAAKRKRKQREKCHALGAEKPL